One genomic segment of Clostridiisalibacter paucivorans DSM 22131 includes these proteins:
- a CDS encoding ABC transporter ATP-binding protein — translation MEAFEIKNLTYYYPKNERPALKNINLTVNEGEFILLLGKSGSGKSTLGRVFNEIVPQFYGGKIAGDVQGKYDVGMVFQDPEKQLVMDTVERELAFGLENLGLEYSVMKRKVMETLSFLNIHGLKDKKTYELSGGQKQKVAIGSILAMGYRFLVLDEPTSQLDPTAAEEVLNVLSRLNEELGYTIILIEQRIDRCFHLADRILFMDDGSIAFDGNNKQFIDWNKPISREFLPPVASFFSQFQYKDIPFTIKEGRKKLNKCELDFLKENDRYKAEIIKKPIIKIKGLYYTYDNKVKALKGINLNVYKSEVLSIMGETGGGKSTLLKSISGLVKPDKGDIEIDGRIGYLSQNPNDYLFNDTVDKELRYTMDNSNLKDYTQIDNILRELDIYKHKDSNPRDLSGGEKQRVALASVLVMDPDILILDEPTRGLDNELKDKLGNIIINMKNKGKTIILVTHDVEFSAKYCDRVGFIFDGEIVQIGSKYEMLNSGIYYSTQLSKLFTGFANGILTINDTLDIPEKIKGEDVAG, via the coding sequence TGAATGAGGGAGAGTTTATATTATTACTGGGAAAATCAGGTTCGGGCAAATCCACATTGGGAAGGGTATTTAATGAAATTGTTCCCCAATTTTATGGAGGAAAAATCGCTGGAGATGTACAAGGGAAATACGATGTTGGAATGGTTTTTCAAGATCCTGAAAAGCAGTTGGTTATGGATACAGTTGAACGGGAATTGGCATTTGGATTGGAAAATTTGGGATTAGAATATAGTGTTATGAAAAGAAAAGTAATGGAGACATTGAGTTTTTTAAATATACATGGACTAAAAGATAAAAAAACATATGAACTATCGGGAGGACAAAAGCAGAAGGTTGCCATAGGTAGTATCCTTGCAATGGGATATAGATTTTTAGTATTAGATGAGCCTACTTCGCAGTTGGATCCCACTGCAGCAGAGGAGGTACTAAATGTATTAAGTAGACTAAATGAAGAGCTGGGATATACTATAATACTTATAGAGCAGCGAATAGATAGATGCTTTCATTTGGCAGATAGAATATTATTTATGGATGATGGAAGTATAGCCTTTGATGGGAACAACAAACAATTTATAGATTGGAATAAGCCCATATCTAGAGAGTTTTTACCCCCAGTGGCATCTTTTTTCTCTCAATTTCAATATAAAGATATCCCATTTACTATAAAAGAGGGTAGAAAGAAATTAAATAAATGTGAATTAGACTTTTTGAAAGAAAATGATAGATATAAAGCAGAGATTATAAAAAAACCAATAATAAAAATAAAGGGATTGTACTATACCTATGATAATAAAGTCAAGGCTTTAAAGGGGATAAATTTAAATGTCTATAAATCAGAGGTATTATCTATAATGGGAGAGACTGGTGGTGGAAAATCTACATTGTTGAAGAGTATATCTGGATTAGTTAAACCAGATAAGGGTGATATTGAGATAGATGGACGAATAGGTTATCTGTCTCAGAATCCAAATGATTATTTGTTTAATGATACAGTAGATAAAGAATTGAGATATACTATGGATAATAGTAATCTAAAGGACTATACACAGATAGATAATATTTTAAGAGAATTAGATATATATAAACATAAAGATTCAAATCCTAGGGATCTAAGTGGCGGAGAAAAACAACGGGTAGCATTGGCGTCAGTCCTTGTAATGGACCCTGACATACTTATATTAGATGAACCTACAAGAGGGTTGGACAATGAACTTAAAGATAAATTAGGAAATATAATTATAAATATGAAAAATAAGGGAAAAACTATAATATTGGTTACCCATGATGTTGAATTTTCTGCTAAGTATTGTGACAGAGTTGGATTTATATTTGATGGGGAGATAGTCCAAATAGGTTCAAAATATGAGATGCTGAATTCAGGTATATATTATTCAACCCAGTTGAGTAAATTATTTACTGGGTTTGCCAATGGGATATTGACTATAAATGATACATTGGATATACCAGAAAAGATAAAGGGAGAGGATGTGGCTGGATGA
- a CDS encoding ECF transporter S component, whose translation MSPGLIAILGFILFVIIIFVLYEKKGISVKEISLMATMSAIAGVSRVPFAGLPNVQPTTFLVIISGYVFGPYFGFMVGAMATIVSNSFLGQGPWTLFQMIAWGIAGFTGGLFNKLNKNPSKIVLAIFCFVWGFLFDYIMNIWHWLFFVKPLNLKSFIAVYVASFYLDLMHATGNFAFAYVLGRDFMVLLARFKQRISYTEILEESIEGGKGSS comes from the coding sequence ATGAGCCCTGGTCTAATTGCAATATTAGGATTTATATTATTTGTAATTATAATATTTGTACTTTATGAAAAAAAAGGGATATCTGTAAAAGAGATAAGTTTGATGGCTACTATGTCAGCTATAGCTGGAGTTTCCAGAGTTCCCTTTGCAGGACTTCCAAATGTACAACCCACTACTTTTCTAGTAATTATTTCAGGATATGTATTTGGTCCTTATTTTGGTTTCATGGTGGGGGCTATGGCTACTATAGTATCTAATAGTTTTTTAGGTCAGGGACCATGGACATTGTTTCAAATGATAGCGTGGGGAATTGCTGGATTTACTGGTGGTTTATTTAATAAATTGAATAAGAACCCATCTAAAATTGTCTTAGCCATATTTTGTTTTGTATGGGGTTTTCTATTTGATTATATAATGAATATATGGCATTGGCTATTTTTTGTAAAGCCATTGAATTTAAAGAGTTTTATAGCTGTATATGTAGCATCATTTTATTTGGATCTTATGCATGCAACAGGTAATTTTGCCTTTGCATATGTGTTAGGTAGGGATTTTATGGTATTATTAGCTAGATTTAAACAGAGGATTAGCTATACTGAAATACTTGAAGAGAGTATCGAAGGGGGTAAAGGTAGTAGCTAG